The window AATCAGCATCCGATATTCGCCTTGTATAGGGATAAATAATTGCGGTTTCATCAGATTCAGCATAAATTTCAAATCTTCTTGGCTGCCGTGGCCAGAATCGTGAACTTCGCGGTGATTGGTTAAAACATTAGCTCCCGCTCGAAACAAGAGATCCACCGTTTTGGCCATTAACAATTCCAGCCCCGGCGTTGCATTAGCGGTAATAAACACCGTATCTCCTTCTTTTATATTGACCAATTTATGAGTGCCTTTCGCCATTTTTTGCAAGGCCTCAATCGGTTCTCCCTGAATGCCCGTCGTCAATATGACTAGTTCGTTGTCAGGATGCTGATTGATTTCTGTAATATCGACCAGCATATTATCCTTCACATCTAAATAGCCGAGTTTCAAAGCAATTTCATAAACCCGTTGCAGGTTTTTTCCTGAAACCGCGACTTTCCGATGATTCTCATATGCTGCTTGGAATACTTGCTGAATCCTGATCAGATTGGATGCATAGGAAGCTACAATAATACGACCTTTGACAGAATGAAAGGCATCAGACAAGTGTCGAGCCATCACACCTTCCGATACTGTATGTCCCGGTCTTTCGGCTTCTGTGGAATCCGATAGAAGCAGCAATACTCCTTTTTCGCCAATTTCGGCCATCTTTCCAATATCCGGTTTATAAAAACCTTTTGCTTCTTGGTCAAATTTAAATTCGCCCGTATGAACAATAGCGCCTTCGGACGTATGGATGCAAATCCCGACAGAGTCAGGGATGCTGTGCGTCGTTCGGAAAAAAGTCACGTCGACCGTATCGAACCGCAAACGGGAATCGGAATGGATCGTATAAAATTTAACAGATTCAATCCCTTTTTCTTGACGAAGCCGATCTTTGGCCAAAGCTAATGTTAACTTCGTTCCATAAACAGGTGCTTTGATTTTCCGGAGCACATAGCCTAGTGAACCAATGGCATCCTCATGACCGTGTGTAAGAAAGATGCCTTTCACTCTGTCTTTGTTTTCTTCCAAGTATGTAATATCTGGGA of the Bacillus smithii genome contains:
- a CDS encoding ribonuclease J, which codes for MSKRKNESIKVIPLGGVGEVGKNMIVIEVDHEIFVIDAGLMFPENEMLGIDVVIPDITYLEENKDRVKGIFLTHGHEDAIGSLGYVLRKIKAPVYGTKLTLALAKDRLRQEKGIESVKFYTIHSDSRLRFDTVDVTFFRTTHSIPDSVGICIHTSEGAIVHTGEFKFDQEAKGFYKPDIGKMAEIGEKGVLLLLSDSTEAERPGHTVSEGVMARHLSDAFHSVKGRIIVASYASNLIRIQQVFQAAYENHRKVAVSGKNLQRVYEIALKLGYLDVKDNMLVDITEINQHPDNELVILTTGIQGEPIEALQKMAKGTHKLVNIKEGDTVFITANATPGLELLMAKTVDLLFRAGANVLTNHREVHDSGHGSQEDLKFMLNLMKPQLFIPIQGEYRMLIAHAKLAENVGLKQRQIYIPEKGEVIEIKNKAFKVGGRVQAGNVLIDGIGVGDVGNIVLRDRKLLSQDGIFIVVVTLDKKRKKIASGPEIISRGFVYVRESEKLIEESTSLISQIVEKNMENDVIEWSNIKQAIRDQLNTFLFEKTKRRPMILPIIMEI